A part of Rhodothermus sp. genomic DNA contains:
- a CDS encoding NfeD family protein yields MELLLAITLILIGLALIVAEVYLIPGMNIAGIVGVGLVLFGLGYAFTASGWMAGLSVLVGTLAASGLLFLILWRSGAWRQFVLATSLKGTATDRPGAYRARYLGKEGIAVTPLRPVGIVEVEGERIEAATEGQYIAAGSRVRVVAMDRRRYFVRLAKRLESSSSTESTES; encoded by the coding sequence TTGGAGCTGCTGCTTGCCATAACATTGATTCTAATCGGTCTGGCATTGATCGTGGCCGAAGTGTACCTGATTCCCGGGATGAACATCGCGGGGATTGTGGGGGTGGGGCTCGTATTGTTCGGGTTGGGCTATGCCTTTACGGCTTCCGGATGGATGGCCGGATTGTCTGTACTGGTCGGTACGCTGGCAGCCAGCGGTTTGCTGTTTCTGATACTCTGGCGTAGCGGTGCCTGGCGCCAGTTTGTGCTGGCCACGTCCCTGAAAGGTACGGCGACGGATCGGCCCGGAGCGTATCGTGCCCGCTATCTGGGAAAAGAAGGCATTGCTGTAACGCCACTACGCCCGGTGGGCATCGTGGAGGTTGAGGGGGAGCGTATTGAGGCCGCCACCGAAGGGCAGTACATTGCGGCCGGCAGCCGGGTACGGGTGGTGGCGATGGATCGGCGGCGCTACTTTGTACGATTGGCCAAACGTCTGGAATCCTCTTCATCGACTGAATCTACGGAATCCTGA
- a CDS encoding class I SAM-dependent methyltransferase gives MEVSGNARRYTVNNRIYRWHIRQFLNELGRLVVATQPRCILDVGCGEGFVAAFLKEQLPAADITGVDLSETALSYARKHFGALATFLQADIYALPFPDGAFDTVVCSEVLEHLDEPDRAMHELKRVARQYVVLTVPLEPYFRWLNVLGQWLGVSDDPGHVQFWNRQGFENFVRRHFEEVEIVRKHIYQLARGRVE, from the coding sequence ATGGAAGTATCGGGTAACGCGCGACGCTATACGGTCAACAACCGGATCTATCGCTGGCATATTCGGCAGTTTTTAAACGAACTGGGACGGCTTGTCGTAGCAACGCAGCCACGATGCATTCTGGATGTGGGTTGTGGTGAAGGCTTTGTGGCAGCTTTTCTCAAAGAACAGTTGCCAGCGGCCGACATTACAGGCGTCGATCTATCAGAAACGGCACTATCCTATGCCCGCAAGCATTTCGGAGCGCTGGCAACGTTTCTGCAGGCGGATATTTACGCGCTACCGTTTCCAGATGGGGCGTTTGACACGGTGGTCTGTAGCGAGGTGCTGGAGCATCTGGACGAACCGGACCGGGCTATGCACGAGTTGAAGCGCGTGGCCCGGCAGTATGTCGTACTCACGGTGCCGCTGGAGCCGTATTTCCGATGGTTGAACGTGCTCGGGCAGTGGCTGGGCGTTAGCGATGACCCCGGACATGTGCAGTTCTGGAATCGGCAGGGGTTTGAAAACTTCGTACGCCGTCATTTCGAAGAAGTAGAGATTGTCCGTAAACATATCTATCAGCTGGCGCGAGGCCGCGTCGAATAA
- a CDS encoding TonB family protein, whose amino-acid sequence MRFRLLLFTLLLTLLGCRSSSTSLEPPEGWLAADGRWWHQGVDTTLAFRDLTSLTAMGLEGVPMASVSRTYAAGEVLVQAVRRSLTPLFRVQPEIIDSLFDRHIAPELAQTSISGDLEAEVDRLRQESYRKLQRYFREPRPITRLGKDVPVVYPDSLIAQGIAGKVEMQVYLDPEGYPRAIKLLKGIHPALDRLAMQATAQMRWQPAYVRRGAEWVAVPSWVRFNIRYQIPEG is encoded by the coding sequence ATGCGTTTTCGTCTGCTGCTGTTTACGCTGCTATTGACATTGCTGGGCTGTCGTTCTTCGTCCACTTCGCTGGAGCCTCCTGAGGGCTGGCTGGCGGCTGATGGACGCTGGTGGCATCAGGGAGTGGACACAACGCTGGCATTTCGCGATCTGACATCGCTGACTGCTATGGGGCTGGAAGGTGTCCCGATGGCCTCGGTTTCCCGGACATATGCCGCCGGGGAAGTGCTGGTGCAGGCCGTACGACGTAGCCTGACGCCCCTGTTTCGCGTGCAGCCTGAAATCATCGATTCGCTCTTCGATCGGCATATTGCACCTGAGTTGGCGCAGACGTCGATTTCCGGCGACCTGGAGGCCGAAGTGGACCGGCTGCGTCAGGAGAGCTATCGCAAACTGCAGCGGTATTTCCGCGAACCTCGTCCGATTACACGCCTGGGAAAAGACGTGCCCGTTGTGTATCCTGATAGTTTGATTGCACAGGGCATTGCCGGCAAGGTTGAGATGCAGGTCTATCTGGATCCCGAGGGATACCCCCGGGCTATCAAGCTGCTTAAGGGGATTCATCCAGCGCTCGATCGGCTGGCAATGCAGGCTACGGCGCAGATGCGCTGGCAGCCGGCTTACGTGCGTCGTGGTGCTGAATGGGTTGCCGTACCTTCCTGGGTACGTTTCAACATTCGCTACCAGATCCCGGAAGGCTGA
- a CDS encoding oxygenase MpaB family protein, translated as MQESISIAWQVNRERVVVLGWGRALFWQLAHPLIAIAVAQHSDFSRSLRAAWRRFTRTVQAMRRLSFGTATEAEQVAQWIRQAHQRVRGTLTEPLGIFPTGTTYRADDPALLTWVHVTTIEATLCAYETFVRPLMPDERDRYCQEARAMETWLGLPPGTFPNSWTELMAHVQTIQASNVLRVTPTARRLAAHVLAPVRWAAPFTKPWRVLTLGLLPPELRAAYGFAWTTREEAAFQKLVAIIRRSVAGMPVWIRMWPEARQVMSGDKQLAV; from the coding sequence ATGCAGGAGAGCATTTCCATTGCGTGGCAGGTGAACCGCGAGCGGGTAGTGGTGCTGGGCTGGGGACGGGCGCTGTTCTGGCAACTGGCCCATCCGCTGATAGCCATTGCCGTGGCCCAACATTCGGACTTTTCCCGATCACTTCGAGCCGCCTGGCGTCGTTTTACGCGCACCGTGCAAGCTATGCGGCGGTTGAGCTTTGGGACCGCAACAGAAGCCGAGCAGGTAGCGCAATGGATTCGACAGGCGCATCAGCGGGTGCGGGGCACGCTCACCGAGCCGCTGGGAATATTTCCGACCGGCACTACCTATCGAGCCGACGATCCGGCATTGCTTACCTGGGTGCACGTGACCACCATCGAAGCTACGCTTTGTGCTTATGAAACCTTCGTGCGACCGTTAATGCCTGATGAACGGGATCGGTACTGCCAGGAGGCCCGGGCCATGGAGACCTGGCTGGGCCTTCCGCCGGGCACTTTTCCGAATTCGTGGACCGAACTGATGGCGCACGTGCAGACCATACAGGCAAGCAATGTGCTCAGGGTGACCCCTACTGCTCGGCGGCTGGCTGCGCATGTACTTGCGCCGGTGCGATGGGCTGCTCCGTTTACGAAACCCTGGCGTGTACTGACGCTCGGTCTGCTGCCGCCCGAGTTGCGGGCAGCGTATGGGTTTGCCTGGACTACCCGGGAAGAAGCTGCATTTCAGAAGCTTGTGGCAATCATTCGTCGTAGCGTCGCAGGGATGCCTGTCTGGATACGCATGTGGCCCGAAGCCCGACAGGTTATGTCGGGTGATAAGCAGCTGGCAGTCTGA
- a CDS encoding nucleoside transporter C-terminal domain-containing protein: MSGIALLRGLLGLTVILGLAYLLSSDRRHINWRTVGGGLLLQIMLAIFILKGEEMGAWFAPLGWPKAFFAWVSSFFVLVLNFTTEGARFVFGNLALSPGTEDSMGFFFAFQVLPTIIFFSSLMAVLYHLGIMQRIVQGMAWLVSRTLGTSGAESLSVSANIFVGQTEAPLVVRPYLEKMTRSELMAVMTGGMATIAGGVMAAYIQLLGDPYAQARGLALDVARLQFAEHLLGASVMAAPAALLLAKILIPETAQPVTAGSVRISIERTTRNVIDAAAAGASDGLKLALNVGAMLIAFIALIAMLNYFLGWVGGLVGVELSLEHLFGWTLAPVAWLIGVPWNDAAQFGALVGTKLVVNEFVAYLNLATLIGQNALSEKATVMATFALCGFANFSSIAIQIGGIGPLAPSRISELAALGLRAVLAGTLANMMTATIAGVLIG; encoded by the coding sequence ATGAGCGGGATCGCACTACTTCGGGGTCTTCTGGGGTTGACCGTTATTCTGGGATTGGCTTACCTGCTTTCCAGCGACCGTCGTCACATCAACTGGCGTACCGTAGGCGGCGGCCTGCTCCTTCAGATTATGTTGGCTATCTTTATCCTGAAGGGCGAAGAGATGGGCGCCTGGTTTGCACCGCTGGGCTGGCCCAAAGCGTTCTTCGCCTGGGTCAGTTCATTTTTTGTCCTGGTACTCAACTTTACCACCGAGGGTGCCCGATTTGTCTTCGGGAATCTGGCACTCAGTCCGGGCACGGAGGACAGTATGGGCTTTTTCTTTGCCTTTCAGGTACTGCCCACCATCATCTTTTTCAGCTCACTAATGGCCGTGCTTTACCACCTGGGCATTATGCAACGCATCGTGCAGGGCATGGCCTGGCTGGTCAGTCGCACGCTAGGCACCAGCGGTGCTGAATCGCTGTCGGTCTCGGCCAATATTTTTGTCGGGCAGACCGAGGCGCCGCTGGTTGTCCGGCCCTATCTGGAAAAGATGACGCGCTCGGAGCTGATGGCCGTGATGACCGGTGGGATGGCGACCATCGCAGGTGGTGTCATGGCTGCCTATATTCAACTCCTCGGGGATCCCTATGCGCAGGCGCGTGGGTTGGCCCTTGATGTAGCCCGGTTGCAGTTTGCCGAGCACCTGCTGGGTGCCAGTGTGATGGCGGCTCCGGCGGCCTTGCTCCTGGCCAAGATATTGATTCCAGAAACGGCTCAACCGGTCACGGCTGGGAGCGTGCGTATTTCGATTGAGCGCACAACTCGCAATGTGATCGACGCGGCTGCCGCCGGTGCCTCTGACGGGCTGAAGCTGGCCCTGAACGTCGGCGCCATGCTGATCGCTTTCATCGCGCTCATTGCCATGCTCAACTACTTCCTGGGCTGGGTTGGTGGCCTGGTGGGTGTCGAGCTATCGCTGGAGCACCTGTTCGGTTGGACGCTGGCACCGGTAGCCTGGTTGATCGGCGTCCCCTGGAACGATGCCGCTCAGTTCGGTGCCCTTGTAGGGACCAAGCTGGTAGTCAACGAATTTGTAGCCTATCTGAACCTGGCCACCCTCATCGGCCAGAACGCACTCTCGGAAAAAGCTACCGTGATGGCTACGTTCGCGCTGTGTGGCTTTGCCAACTTTTCATCCATTGCCATCCAGATCGGAGGCATTGGCCCGCTGGCGCCTTCGCGTATCTCTGAACTGGCTGCGCTGGGGCTCCGCGCCGTCCTGGCTGGCACGCTGGCCAATATGATGACGGCGACGATTGCAGGCGTGCTGATCGGCTGA
- the wrbA gene encoding NAD(P)H:quinone oxidoreductase has protein sequence MEKTRVLVLYYSMYGHLEVLAREVAAGAAEVEGVEVVVKRVPELIPEEQARQIGVKLDQDAPVATVEELPEYDAIIVGTPTRFGNMAAQMRNFWDQTGPLWAKGALIGKVGSVFTATATQHGGHESTILSVHTTFLHHGMIVVGLPYSCAELMQIDEVAGGSPYGAGTITGGDGKRMPSDVERRIARFQGRYVAEIARQLKIGRLQAQAA, from the coding sequence ATGGAAAAGACGCGCGTGCTGGTGCTGTACTACAGCATGTACGGTCACCTTGAGGTCCTGGCCCGTGAAGTAGCGGCCGGTGCGGCCGAAGTAGAAGGCGTTGAAGTGGTTGTCAAACGCGTGCCTGAACTGATTCCGGAAGAGCAGGCACGTCAGATCGGTGTCAAGCTGGATCAGGACGCGCCGGTCGCCACGGTAGAAGAGCTTCCCGAATACGATGCGATTATTGTGGGCACGCCCACGCGCTTTGGCAACATGGCGGCCCAGATGCGCAACTTCTGGGATCAGACCGGCCCGCTCTGGGCAAAGGGTGCGCTGATCGGCAAGGTAGGCAGCGTGTTTACCGCCACGGCCACCCAGCATGGAGGACACGAAAGCACGATACTTTCCGTCCACACCACATTCCTCCATCATGGAATGATTGTCGTTGGCCTTCCTTACAGCTGCGCCGAGCTCATGCAAATCGATGAGGTGGCCGGGGGGTCGCCCTATGGCGCCGGCACCATTACCGGTGGCGATGGTAAACGCATGCCGTCGGACGTAGAGCGGCGCATTGCGCGCTTCCAGGGACGCTACGTGGCCGAAATTGCCCGCCAGCTCAAAATCGGGCGGTTGCAGGCGCAGGCCGCCTGA
- a CDS encoding M1 family metallopeptidase: MKKRLRLLLLGLLLGEGLAAQPTAFAPLELPAPNVYRTASGEPGPDYWQQRVDYAIRVTLDTTSHRITGSETITYTNNAPVALQELWLQLDQNLFAAGSLGDALIEPGSRWRGAFEEGGFRITRVEVVQNGRRYVPHYLIDDTRMRIDLDEPLPARGGQLQLELDFSFVVPAYGADRMGRLRVEQGIVYEIAQWYPRLYVFDDVNGWNVAPYLGQGEFYLEYGDFEVAITVPRNFIVVATGVLQNPDEVLTATQRTRLEQARRSAETVHIIRPDEVGRSETRPAGEGPLTWRFRAENVRDFAWAASQAFIWDAASWRDVLVMSVYPKEGLGTPEQPGWEQSTRYARHSIAHYSEMWYPYPYPVAINVAGIVGGMEYPMIVFCSVRARGQGLFGVTDHEFGHTWFPMIVGSDERRYAWQDEGINTFINYYANIAFYGEKAARTRRLQPDYIAQRMQDSLVHQPIMTYPDQIRPQALGFVAYRKPGFGLRLLREYILGPERFDRAFRTYIRRWAFKHPQPADFFRTIENVAGEDLDWFWRGWFYTTDLLDQAIDSVRVAEGQTRLYLHNRQGLVFPVVVEATYADGRKVRYRFPVELWATGARQTVEIPGEAIQAVLDPDQLLPDIDRTNNVWPVHTSTK; encoded by the coding sequence ATGAAGAAGCGTTTGCGTTTGTTGCTGCTGGGATTGCTGCTCGGAGAAGGGCTGGCGGCGCAGCCTACCGCTTTTGCCCCGCTGGAGCTACCGGCTCCTAACGTCTATCGCACAGCTTCGGGGGAGCCTGGCCCGGACTACTGGCAGCAGCGCGTCGATTACGCCATCCGAGTAACGCTCGATACGACGTCGCACCGAATCACCGGCTCCGAGACGATCACCTACACAAACAACGCCCCGGTAGCCCTGCAGGAACTCTGGCTACAGCTGGATCAGAATCTGTTTGCTGCAGGCAGCCTGGGCGATGCCCTGATCGAACCTGGCTCGCGCTGGCGAGGCGCTTTCGAGGAGGGCGGCTTTCGTATTACCCGGGTCGAAGTGGTGCAGAACGGCCGCCGCTATGTGCCACACTACCTGATCGACGATACCCGTATGCGCATCGATCTGGACGAACCCCTGCCTGCCCGCGGCGGCCAGTTACAACTGGAGCTGGATTTCAGCTTCGTTGTGCCGGCTTACGGCGCCGACCGCATGGGCCGCCTGCGTGTCGAACAGGGTATCGTCTATGAGATCGCCCAGTGGTATCCGCGGCTGTACGTTTTTGACGACGTAAACGGCTGGAACGTAGCCCCTTACTTAGGTCAGGGCGAATTCTACCTGGAATATGGTGATTTTGAAGTAGCAATCACGGTACCTCGCAACTTCATTGTGGTAGCTACAGGGGTGTTACAGAATCCGGACGAAGTACTGACGGCCACACAACGCACCCGGTTGGAACAGGCGCGGCGAAGTGCCGAAACGGTACACATCATCCGACCGGACGAAGTTGGCCGCTCGGAAACGCGTCCGGCCGGCGAAGGGCCACTGACCTGGCGTTTTCGGGCCGAAAATGTACGCGACTTCGCCTGGGCCGCCTCACAGGCCTTTATCTGGGATGCCGCCTCCTGGCGGGATGTGCTTGTGATGTCGGTCTATCCGAAAGAAGGGCTCGGCACACCTGAGCAACCAGGATGGGAACAGTCCACCCGTTACGCACGCCACAGCATTGCCCACTACTCGGAGATGTGGTATCCCTACCCCTACCCCGTGGCAATCAACGTAGCGGGCATCGTGGGCGGCATGGAGTATCCGATGATCGTATTCTGTTCGGTACGAGCACGGGGCCAGGGCCTGTTTGGCGTAACCGACCACGAATTCGGCCACACCTGGTTCCCTATGATCGTGGGTAGTGATGAGCGGCGTTATGCCTGGCAGGATGAAGGCATCAACACGTTCATCAACTATTACGCTAACATAGCCTTCTACGGCGAAAAGGCGGCACGCACGCGGCGTCTGCAGCCCGACTACATTGCGCAGCGCATGCAGGATTCTCTGGTGCATCAGCCGATCATGACTTATCCGGACCAGATTCGGCCGCAGGCGCTGGGCTTTGTCGCTTACCGCAAGCCTGGATTCGGGCTCCGGTTGCTCCGCGAATACATCCTGGGGCCGGAGCGCTTCGACCGTGCCTTCCGCACATACATTCGCCGCTGGGCCTTCAAACATCCGCAGCCAGCCGACTTCTTCCGCACCATCGAAAACGTGGCTGGCGAAGATCTGGACTGGTTCTGGCGCGGCTGGTTCTACACAACCGACTTGCTCGACCAGGCCATCGACAGCGTCCGCGTGGCCGAAGGCCAGACGCGCCTGTACCTGCATAATCGCCAGGGGCTGGTCTTTCCGGTCGTCGTCGAAGCTACCTATGCCGATGGCCGGAAGGTCCGCTACCGTTTTCCTGTCGAGCTCTGGGCTACCGGTGCCCGTCAGACCGTTGAAATTCCGGGAGAAGCCATCCAGGCAGTTCTGGATCCAGACCAGCTACTCCCCGACATAGATCGGACCAACAACGTCTGGCCTGTGCATACCTCCACCAAGTAG
- a CDS encoding UvrD-helicase domain-containing protein — protein sequence MRTFLLQREPTTDADAVSETFPEAAARILEGLNPVQRQAVQATEGPVLIIAGPGSGKTRTLTHRIAYLIAAGRARPHQILALTFTNKAAREMMERIERLVGSKAARHIWMGTFHSIFARILRREGHRIGYTSDFSIYDTDDAERLLRELMLRYQIDPRQYSPRTIRHLISSAKNQMIGPEAYARLAASPLQEKAARLYGPYQEALRKANALDFDDLLLKPIELFEQHPDVLQQYQERWRYLHIDEYQDTNRVQYVLARKLAETHRNLCVVGDDAQSIYAFRGADIGNILSFQRDYPDARVIRLEQNYRSTRRILKLAEAIIRHNRDQLEKQLWTENPEGDPIVLVEALSERDEAQKIEQRIRDLHVRYGYAFRDFAVLYRTNAQSRSLEEALRRGGIPYRVVGSLSFYQRKEIKDVLAYLRLLVNPHDTASLQRVINYPARGIGQRTLEILMNYARQHGLSLWQTLERVEAVGLPARAQQAVQQFHFLIARHAARMDTMPADELARSLLQESGLFEELRREGTPEALARWENVQELLNAIAEYVATAGEQATLSGFLQEVALLTDLDEMPEDNRVTLMTLHASKGLEFPVVFITGLEEGLFPLAQATQDRKDLEEERRLFYVGVTRAQRHLFLCYARSRYRYGEQQPSVRSRFLEELDTDVIVTEAGLPFRRGQVVDRKLRTGHYVEQDPHSSRKPRSRTDSALDGARRVVYDEGIGEIVPGARVEHPMFGEGKVLTLEGQGDQARAVVFFPEVGQKKLVLKFARLRRID from the coding sequence ATGCGCACGTTTCTTTTACAGCGTGAGCCAACAACCGACGCCGACGCTGTTTCCGAGACATTCCCGGAAGCCGCTGCGCGCATTCTGGAAGGGCTCAATCCCGTACAGCGGCAGGCTGTGCAGGCTACCGAGGGACCGGTGCTGATCATCGCCGGACCGGGATCGGGTAAGACACGCACGCTTACGCATCGCATCGCCTACCTGATTGCTGCGGGGCGGGCTCGGCCCCATCAGATCCTGGCATTGACCTTTACGAACAAAGCGGCCCGGGAGATGATGGAGCGCATCGAACGGCTGGTCGGATCCAAGGCCGCCCGACATATCTGGATGGGAACGTTCCATTCGATTTTTGCTCGGATCCTGCGCCGCGAAGGGCATCGCATCGGTTATACGTCAGACTTCAGCATTTATGACACTGACGACGCGGAGCGATTGCTGCGGGAGCTGATGCTGCGCTACCAGATTGATCCACGTCAGTACAGTCCGCGCACAATCCGACACCTGATCTCCAGCGCCAAAAACCAGATGATCGGGCCGGAGGCGTATGCCCGGCTGGCCGCTTCGCCGCTTCAGGAAAAAGCAGCGCGGCTCTACGGCCCGTATCAGGAGGCGCTCCGTAAAGCCAACGCGCTCGACTTCGACGATCTGCTACTCAAACCCATCGAGCTGTTCGAACAGCATCCGGACGTCCTGCAGCAGTACCAGGAACGTTGGCGCTATCTACACATCGACGAATACCAGGACACGAACCGAGTGCAGTATGTACTGGCCCGCAAGCTGGCCGAAACGCATCGCAACCTGTGTGTGGTGGGCGACGATGCCCAGTCGATCTATGCCTTTCGAGGCGCTGACATCGGCAATATTCTGTCGTTTCAGCGCGACTACCCGGACGCCCGCGTCATCCGGCTGGAGCAGAATTACCGTTCGACGCGCCGTATCCTGAAGCTGGCCGAAGCAATCATTCGCCACAATCGGGATCAGCTGGAAAAGCAGCTCTGGACTGAAAATCCCGAGGGCGATCCGATTGTGCTCGTCGAGGCGCTTTCGGAGCGCGATGAAGCACAGAAAATCGAGCAGCGCATACGGGATCTGCACGTGCGCTATGGTTATGCTTTTCGCGATTTTGCTGTGCTCTATCGCACCAATGCGCAGAGTCGTTCGCTCGAAGAAGCGCTGCGGCGTGGTGGTATTCCCTATCGGGTCGTGGGTAGCCTGTCGTTTTATCAGCGCAAGGAGATTAAAGACGTGCTGGCGTATCTGCGACTGCTGGTCAACCCACATGATACGGCCAGTCTGCAGCGCGTCATCAACTATCCCGCACGGGGCATCGGTCAGCGCACCCTCGAAATCCTGATGAACTACGCACGGCAACACGGTCTGAGTCTGTGGCAGACGCTTGAACGGGTAGAAGCGGTCGGACTGCCCGCGCGGGCACAGCAGGCCGTGCAGCAGTTTCACTTTCTGATTGCCCGTCATGCAGCCAGGATGGACACGATGCCGGCAGATGAACTGGCACGCTCGCTGTTGCAGGAAAGCGGTCTCTTCGAAGAGCTGCGTCGCGAAGGTACGCCAGAGGCCCTTGCTCGCTGGGAGAACGTGCAGGAGTTACTGAACGCCATCGCCGAGTACGTGGCCACGGCCGGCGAACAGGCCACGCTGAGCGGATTTCTGCAGGAGGTGGCGCTGCTGACGGATCTGGACGAAATGCCCGAGGATAACCGCGTCACACTCATGACGCTGCATGCTTCCAAGGGACTGGAGTTTCCCGTGGTGTTTATTACGGGACTTGAAGAAGGGCTCTTTCCGCTTGCGCAGGCGACGCAGGATCGTAAGGACCTGGAAGAAGAGCGGCGGTTGTTTTATGTAGGCGTAACCCGGGCGCAGCGGCACCTGTTTCTCTGCTATGCTCGCAGCCGTTACCGTTATGGGGAACAGCAGCCCAGCGTACGTAGCCGTTTTCTGGAAGAGCTCGACACAGATGTTATCGTGACCGAAGCCGGGCTGCCTTTCCGTCGTGGCCAGGTAGTCGATCGGAAGCTGCGTACCGGTCACTATGTGGAGCAGGATCCTCATTCCTCTCGAAAGCCTCGATCCCGGACAGATAGTGCTTTGGATGGAGCACGGAGGGTGGTGTATGATGAGGGCATCGGTGAGATTGTGCCCGGTGCTCGCGTGGAGCATCCGATGTTTGGAGAGGGCAAGGTCCTAACACTGGAAGGGCAGGGCGATCAGGCTCGTGCCGTCGTTTTCTTTCCGGAAGTGGGCCAGAAAAAGCTGGTGCTCAAGTTTGCCCGGTTGCGCCGCATCGACTGA
- a CDS encoding NfeD family protein: MRSLWGICLGWLALWSGIGTASRASEGPVYVVAVEGMVDKVLVQYIDRAIREAEAADAAAIVFRIDTFGGLVTAADQIRQHILDTPLPTIAFIDKNAASAGALIAYACDRIVMAPGASMGAATVVEGTTGEAAPDKYQSYMRALMRATAEANGRDPRIAEAMVDPDVAIEGVVPAGKVLTLSAQEALRLGVADAIAASIDEVLQVLGYGPHPIVAFAQTSTERVLRVLASPVLQTLFLLMMLGGLYFELQTPGVGLSGLIALAGALLFFAPNYLSGLVEFWEVLLFLVGVGLLLVELLVIPGFGIAGIAGILFMLVGLLAALIGNIGLSFPSAQQITRAIATLVSALVLVGISAVVLGRYIPRTRRFQELVLGSGLSRTQGYTAAAADKQLVGKQGQALTPLRPAGVVEIEGRRYDVVSSGQFVAAGTPVEVVRVQGRRIEVRPLPPQT; the protein is encoded by the coding sequence ATGCGAAGTCTCTGGGGGATATGCCTTGGGTGGTTGGCCCTGTGGTCGGGCATCGGTACAGCCAGCCGTGCTTCAGAAGGGCCGGTCTATGTGGTAGCAGTAGAGGGCATGGTAGATAAGGTGCTGGTGCAGTACATTGATCGAGCCATCCGGGAGGCGGAAGCGGCTGATGCAGCGGCCATTGTATTTCGTATTGATACGTTCGGGGGACTGGTAACGGCGGCCGATCAGATTCGCCAGCATATACTGGATACACCTCTGCCGACCATTGCTTTCATTGACAAAAATGCTGCTTCGGCCGGCGCCCTGATTGCCTATGCCTGCGATCGTATCGTCATGGCACCGGGCGCTTCCATGGGAGCAGCTACAGTGGTTGAAGGCACAACTGGTGAGGCAGCACCGGACAAATACCAGAGCTATATGCGCGCGTTGATGCGGGCAACAGCCGAGGCGAACGGTCGCGATCCGCGCATTGCCGAGGCTATGGTCGATCCGGACGTAGCCATCGAAGGGGTAGTACCGGCAGGTAAGGTGTTAACGCTCTCGGCACAGGAAGCGCTGCGGCTGGGCGTGGCCGATGCCATTGCCGCATCGATCGACGAAGTCCTGCAGGTGCTGGGATATGGCCCACATCCGATCGTGGCCTTTGCCCAGACGAGCACGGAGCGGGTGCTGCGGGTGCTGGCGTCACCCGTGCTGCAGACCCTGTTTTTGCTGATGATGCTGGGCGGACTCTACTTCGAACTGCAGACACCGGGGGTGGGACTTTCTGGACTGATCGCGTTAGCGGGCGCGTTGCTCTTTTTTGCGCCGAACTATCTCTCCGGCCTGGTTGAGTTCTGGGAGGTATTGCTTTTTCTGGTAGGAGTTGGGTTGCTACTGGTGGAGCTGCTGGTAATTCCAGGCTTCGGTATTGCTGGCATTGCCGGTATCCTGTTCATGCTGGTAGGCTTGCTGGCGGCGCTGATCGGGAACATCGGGTTATCGTTTCCTTCAGCCCAGCAGATTACGCGTGCGATTGCTACGCTGGTCAGTGCGCTGGTGCTGGTAGGAATAAGCGCGGTGGTACTGGGACGTTACATCCCGCGCACCCGGCGTTTTCAGGAGCTGGTGCTGGGGAGTGGGTTATCACGTACGCAGGGCTATACGGCTGCAGCCGCCGACAAACAGCTGGTAGGAAAGCAGGGCCAGGCACTTACGCCCCTGCGGCCTGCTGGTGTAGTTGAAATTGAGGGACGGCGTTACGACGTGGTATCGTCGGGCCAGTTCGTGGCAGCTGGCACGCCCGTTGAAGTTGTACGGGTACAGGGACGCCGTATTGAGGTCAGACCGCTCCCTCCTCAGACGTAA